From the genome of Sphingobacterium kitahiroshimense, one region includes:
- a CDS encoding SusC/RagA family TonB-linked outer membrane protein: MNKFLLFVVFSCVQLTSFAQETITLKGKVLDSKTQTPILGATVFIESTAVGESTGVVGQIQQSALGAVTDNAGNFTLTVPTDVKYFTVSFVGYQNKQVQVAKVYNTIFLEAADKALEEVIVTGYTNISKVKNTTAYNKVKLDDIKQTGVSSIDQLLEGQVAGLQLSNLNGGPNSAPKIRIRGTVSLNGTQDPLWVIDGLPIEGTALPNTFDKDNLNNLSNLPIAGINPDDIADITVLKDAAATSIYGARAANGVIVITTKKGKKGPTQVSVSANSFVTQKPDFTKLNLMNASEKVDFELGMANRSDLTYRTNQGAIARLLSANNELDTYRQFGLSGLSTTTQAAISQLRSQNHNWGDELYRTALNQQYTAAISGGSDGHDFYLSGGFYDEQAATKGVGMRRYSLTLNNNFKISNKLKAGINLLGSSTDRNNFIQDRDAFTNPNTYARTVNPYLTPRDVQGNYVYDQDIVGYERDTYIPFNALEERANTNYNLNNKSLKAIANLTYQILPSLSLRTELGLQFEESGTERFADKESYNTRKLRAQTRYYDSASKTNKYFLPDGGQIQNDKNSIFQYNWKSFAQYNLKFDDHHDIEIMAGTELRRSKNTGIMTRGFGYNPKTLTTQPILFPSSNYATDKKYQQYVKTIGESSYASFYANASYSYDRKYNIYGSIRYDGSNMFGVDPKYRFLPIWSLSGSWNAKEEDFLKDQEWISNLKFRGSYGIQGNIDRNSYPFIIGTYSNGSMLPGNNEESIVVDMPANDKLRWERTQSWNAGFDFGILKNRVQFTVDYYNRLSTDLIGTSQLPLENGFPNVSRNWASVSNDGIEFSVNSQNIVRDRFSWSTDFNIAHNRNKLKRVMADPTAYNVDARAGNPINAMYEIETAGLDADGLPQFYNDQGAVVSYEDYFQLFDPYADMAPGLFVNSSMNNNDYQNKYKYKGSMDPKFVGGMTNRFRYANFDLAVSVVFNIDQWMRRSPTYNPAIVDRGSNYTKDVLQALTPGSKDFIAIGSTSAEASDRWMAYSWMDGNDPSNAFKYLDIWSKKMSYLRVNSIRLGYTLPKSVANKIQASNIRFNIEGRNLFVFGNNYDGYFDPETFGNNYAQPISKSFAFGLTASF; the protein is encoded by the coding sequence ATGAACAAATTCTTACTCTTTGTCGTCTTTTCTTGCGTGCAACTGACTTCGTTTGCACAGGAAACGATAACCCTAAAGGGAAAAGTGTTGGATAGCAAAACGCAAACACCGATATTAGGTGCTACCGTTTTTATTGAAAGCACAGCAGTAGGGGAATCTACGGGCGTAGTTGGTCAAATACAACAATCTGCATTGGGAGCAGTGACTGACAACGCTGGTAATTTTACGCTAACTGTACCGACGGACGTTAAATATTTTACAGTATCCTTTGTTGGATACCAAAATAAGCAAGTTCAGGTAGCAAAGGTATACAATACGATCTTTTTGGAAGCTGCAGATAAGGCTTTGGAAGAAGTGATCGTAACAGGGTATACCAATATCAGTAAGGTCAAGAACACGACAGCTTATAACAAGGTGAAATTAGACGATATCAAGCAAACAGGTGTGTCTAGTATTGATCAATTATTGGAAGGACAGGTAGCGGGTTTACAATTAAGTAACCTGAACGGGGGGCCGAACAGTGCTCCAAAGATTCGTATCCGTGGTACTGTATCTTTAAACGGAACACAGGATCCTTTATGGGTAATCGATGGTTTACCGATTGAAGGAACAGCATTGCCAAATACTTTTGATAAAGATAATTTGAATAATCTGTCGAATTTACCGATTGCAGGGATCAATCCAGATGATATTGCGGATATCACCGTATTAAAAGATGCCGCAGCAACTTCAATTTATGGGGCTAGAGCAGCTAATGGTGTTATCGTCATTACAACCAAAAAAGGTAAGAAAGGACCTACGCAGGTTTCCGTATCCGCAAATAGTTTCGTTACGCAGAAACCTGATTTTACAAAACTCAACCTGATGAACGCATCAGAAAAGGTTGATTTTGAATTAGGAATGGCCAATCGTTCGGATTTGACATATCGTACTAATCAAGGTGCGATTGCGCGTTTATTGAGTGCGAATAATGAATTGGATACTTATCGTCAGTTTGGTTTGAGTGGTTTGTCGACAACAACCCAAGCTGCTATTAGTCAATTACGCAGTCAGAATCATAATTGGGGTGATGAACTGTACCGTACAGCTTTGAATCAACAATATACAGCTGCAATATCTGGAGGATCTGATGGACATGATTTTTATTTATCAGGTGGATTCTATGATGAGCAAGCAGCAACCAAAGGGGTCGGAATGCGTCGTTATTCATTGACTTTAAATAATAACTTTAAGATCAGTAATAAGCTAAAGGCTGGTATCAATTTATTGGGATCATCTACAGATCGTAATAATTTCATTCAGGATCGTGATGCATTTACAAACCCCAATACCTATGCACGGACAGTTAACCCATATTTGACGCCAAGAGACGTACAGGGTAATTATGTGTATGACCAAGATATCGTAGGCTACGAAAGAGATACCTATATTCCTTTCAATGCTCTAGAAGAACGTGCAAACACAAATTATAATTTGAATAACAAAAGCTTAAAAGCGATTGCAAATTTAACCTATCAGATTTTGCCATCGTTATCTTTACGTACTGAACTGGGTTTGCAATTTGAAGAGTCAGGCACAGAGCGTTTCGCTGACAAGGAAAGTTATAATACAAGAAAGTTAAGGGCACAAACACGTTATTATGATAGTGCTTCAAAAACAAATAAGTATTTTTTGCCTGATGGCGGGCAAATCCAGAATGATAAGAACAGTATTTTTCAATACAACTGGAAATCTTTTGCACAATACAACTTGAAATTCGATGATCACCATGATATTGAAATCATGGCAGGTACGGAGTTGAGAAGATCTAAAAATACGGGTATAATGACACGCGGTTTTGGTTACAATCCAAAAACATTGACAACTCAGCCTATTTTGTTCCCATCTAGTAATTATGCGACTGATAAAAAATATCAGCAATATGTTAAAACAATAGGTGAATCTTCTTATGCATCATTTTATGCAAATGCTTCATATAGTTATGATCGTAAATATAATATATATGGTAGTATCCGTTACGATGGCTCCAATATGTTTGGGGTAGATCCTAAATATAGATTCTTACCCATCTGGTCACTATCGGGATCATGGAATGCAAAAGAAGAAGATTTCTTGAAAGATCAGGAATGGATCTCGAATCTGAAATTTCGTGGTTCTTACGGTATACAAGGTAATATTGATCGTAATTCATATCCATTTATTATCGGTACATATAGTAATGGATCTATGTTGCCTGGAAATAACGAAGAAAGCATTGTTGTTGACATGCCTGCTAATGATAAATTACGTTGGGAGCGTACACAGTCCTGGAATGCAGGTTTTGATTTCGGAATTCTAAAAAATAGAGTACAGTTTACGGTTGATTATTATAATCGTTTATCGACAGATCTAATTGGTACAAGTCAATTGCCATTAGAAAATGGATTCCCGAATGTATCACGCAACTGGGCATCTGTTAGCAATGATGGTATTGAATTCTCAGTTAATAGCCAAAATATCGTGCGTGATCGTTTCTCTTGGTCGACAGATTTTAATATTGCACATAACCGTAATAAGTTGAAACGTGTGATGGCAGATCCGACAGCTTACAATGTAGATGCGCGTGCAGGTAATCCGATCAATGCGATGTATGAGATTGAGACAGCTGGTTTGGATGCTGATGGTTTGCCTCAGTTCTACAACGATCAAGGAGCTGTCGTATCTTATGAAGATTACTTTCAATTGTTTGATCCTTATGCAGATATGGCGCCGGGTCTTTTTGTAAATTCATCGATGAATAACAATGACTATCAGAATAAATATAAATACAAAGGTAGTATGGACCCTAAATTTGTTGGTGGTATGACAAACAGGTTCCGATATGCTAATTTTGATCTAGCTGTTTCAGTTGTATTTAATATTGACCAATGGATGAGACGTAGTCCAACTTATAATCCAGCCATTGTAGATCGCGGATCCAATTATACAAAAGATGTACTGCAGGCATTGACTCCAGGCTCAAAAGATTTTATTGCAATAGGTTCGACAAGCGCTGAAGCGAGTGATCGCTGGATGGCCTACAGCTGGATGGATGGTAACGATCCATCAAATGCTTTTAAATATTTAGATATCTGGTCTAAAAAGATGAGTTATTTACGTGTCAATAGCATCCGTTTAGGTTATACTTTGCCAAAATCAGTAGCAAATAAAATTCAGGCATCTAATATCCGATTTAATATAGAAGGACGTAACCTGTTTGTTTTTGGTAATAATTATGATGGATATTTTGATCCGGAAACGTTTGGTAATAACTATGCACAACCCATCTCCAAATCATTTGCTTTTGGTTTAACAGCATCATTTTAA
- a CDS encoding RagB/SusD family nutrient uptake outer membrane protein: protein MKKNLLYIGLLVGGLLSTSCNKYLDIQPVGTVVPTTEADFRALMFSGYKVYPEHKSYLNLRTDELLLDEFSTDLATLKDLYLWNDQNPDRNTQSMAWETLFKSIFYANHIIAEAKDKAGDTDAVKQIRAEAYLLRAYAHFELLNTYADNYNAATAATDRGVPISIKVDLEQLFAPATVEKVYAQILQDMEDASALLQVQDQATNVKYRFSRRAYEAFEARLRLYRGEWELATKAADKGLAINANLENLNEVGSKLPNDFESKEMIQAWEEVGKTNVSRSTYISPSFMAKYKAGDLRVNRYFQKLGSDYVSKKGGDNRFNVTFRNAELYLIKAETAARLGQKEQAIAALTTLLKNRLTASAFTTAQVKLATLSNAELIMFILDERARELALEGLRWYDLKRTTRPEIVHSYQSKDYTLIQNDPRYVIRYPKEAISNNPDL from the coding sequence ATGAAAAAGAATTTATTATATATAGGATTGTTAGTTGGTGGGCTTTTAAGCACTTCTTGCAATAAATACTTAGATATACAACCAGTAGGAACTGTTGTTCCTACTACAGAAGCTGATTTTAGAGCTTTGATGTTTAGTGGCTATAAAGTTTATCCAGAACACAAATCATACTTAAACTTACGTACAGACGAGTTGTTATTGGATGAATTTTCTACCGATCTGGCAACATTGAAAGATCTTTATCTATGGAATGATCAAAATCCTGATCGCAATACTCAATCCATGGCTTGGGAAACGCTCTTTAAAAGTATTTTCTATGCCAATCACATCATTGCAGAAGCTAAAGACAAAGCAGGAGATACAGATGCTGTAAAGCAAATCCGTGCAGAAGCCTATTTGTTACGTGCTTATGCGCACTTTGAATTATTAAATACCTACGCTGATAATTATAATGCTGCAACAGCTGCAACAGATCGTGGCGTACCGATTTCGATAAAAGTAGACTTGGAGCAATTGTTTGCGCCAGCAACAGTAGAAAAAGTATATGCCCAGATTCTGCAGGATATGGAAGACGCATCTGCTTTATTACAAGTTCAAGATCAGGCGACCAACGTAAAATACAGATTCAGCCGTCGTGCTTACGAAGCATTTGAAGCACGTTTAAGATTATATCGTGGCGAATGGGAACTTGCAACCAAAGCTGCCGATAAAGGATTAGCGATTAATGCGAATCTAGAAAATTTAAACGAAGTCGGTTCAAAATTACCAAATGATTTTGAATCCAAAGAGATGATTCAGGCATGGGAAGAGGTAGGAAAAACGAATGTTTCTCGCTCAACTTATATTAGTCCATCTTTTATGGCTAAGTATAAAGCGGGAGATTTACGTGTTAATCGTTATTTTCAAAAATTAGGAAGTGACTATGTATCTAAAAAAGGGGGAGATAACCGCTTTAATGTCACGTTTAGAAATGCAGAGTTATATTTAATTAAAGCGGAAACAGCAGCGAGATTGGGACAAAAAGAACAAGCTATTGCAGCTTTGACTACGCTATTAAAAAATAGATTGACCGCAAGTGCTTTTACAACAGCTCAAGTAAAATTGGCAACCCTATCTAATGCTGAACTGATTATGTTTATACTAGATGAGCGTGCTCGAGAACTTGCTTTGGAAGGATTGCGTTGGTACGATTTAAAACGTACAACACGACCTGAAATTGTACATAGCTATCAGTCTAAAGACTATACTTTAATTCAAAATGATCCACGTTATGTCATTCGTTATCCTAAAGAAGCGATATCAAATAATCCAGATTTATAA